A section of the Pseudobacteriovorax antillogorgiicola genome encodes:
- a CDS encoding BLUF domain-containing protein codes for MKPGLPRPLVSSTGCLEAGRSGQPLIYNLAYYSTPRDGLNDEDIAAILKVARKYNKKNDISGILIYENNLFLQILEGEKDRVKDLFDRIRKDPRHHNIQPYVQSLASDRIFRDWSMAYKNLNTLGLHWVDDLLKLGDKKHQYFESLKKIREQL; via the coding sequence TTGAAGCCCGGTCTACCCAGACCACTTGTCTCATCGACAGGTTGCCTCGAAGCAGGAAGGAGTGGTCAGCCATTGATTTATAACCTAGCCTACTATAGCACCCCGAGGGACGGCCTAAACGATGAAGATATTGCTGCCATTCTAAAGGTGGCTCGCAAATACAATAAAAAGAACGATATCAGTGGCATTCTCATCTATGAAAACAATCTATTCCTCCAAATTCTCGAAGGGGAGAAAGACAGAGTGAAAGACCTTTTCGATCGTATCCGAAAAGATCCTCGGCATCATAATATTCAACCCTACGTTCAATCTCTCGCCAGCGACCGAATCTTTCGCGACTGGTCTATGGCATACAAAAACCTAAATACGCTTGGTCTTCACTGGGTGGACGATTTACTTAAACTGGGTGATAAGAAACATCAGTATTTTGAGAGCCTTAAAAAAATCAGGGAGCAGTTATGA
- a CDS encoding MerR family DNA-binding transcriptional regulator, with protein sequence MKVRLTQAAKQLGVHPDTLRRWANADKIKVAGTTPGGQRLFDLNEIAQAINPNPKFY encoded by the coding sequence ATGAAAGTACGACTGACACAAGCAGCAAAACAACTCGGAGTTCATCCTGATACTCTTAGAAGATGGGCAAACGCTGATAAGATTAAGGTTGCTGGCACAACACCAGGTGGGCAAAGACTCTTTGATCTGAACGAGATCGCCCAAGCGATTAACCCAAATCCGAAATTTTATTAG
- a CDS encoding ABC transporter substrate-binding protein: MKGHFTLLILSGLIGLPDRLRSEDKPALEIWLDADFTNYRESSVAIEMGAQLAIENHGSAIQGRQIIIKRVDHRGNSKRSKRNIQSFKTSEQGLAMMSGIHSPPLLAHRKLINEEKVPFLVPWAAAGPITRAEGPSNYIFRLSIDDSKAGIFLSNYAARTLKSTSPCLLLEDTGWGTSNLKTMGLGFQENKVQIAKVVRFQWGIKSNQAKHIAAKLYDANCDLILLVANSKEGAILINALAHHPEPTKIPVLSHWGITGGDFHEVVPHSIRSLLNLKFIQTSFNFNQIKSTRKKQVFDRLIQTNPDIRSSSDIKAGTGVSHAYDLTSIVLLALQSMDLSQPITKLREQLKHSLETKPLRFDGLVKSYKNPFKPYRKDNPDAHEALTLEDFAIGYYSKDNVILNVE; the protein is encoded by the coding sequence ATGAAAGGTCACTTTACCCTGCTTATCCTATCAGGTCTTATTGGGCTTCCTGATCGCCTCAGATCCGAGGACAAGCCAGCTCTTGAAATCTGGCTTGATGCAGATTTCACCAACTATCGTGAATCTTCTGTAGCGATCGAAATGGGTGCGCAACTTGCCATTGAAAACCACGGTTCCGCAATTCAGGGACGCCAGATCATTATTAAGCGAGTCGATCACCGTGGCAACAGCAAACGGAGTAAACGGAATATTCAGAGCTTTAAGACCAGTGAACAGGGTCTAGCAATGATGAGTGGTATTCACTCTCCTCCCCTTCTAGCTCACAGAAAATTGATCAATGAGGAAAAAGTTCCATTTTTAGTCCCTTGGGCAGCTGCTGGACCAATCACCCGAGCGGAAGGCCCATCAAACTATATCTTCAGACTGTCTATAGACGACTCTAAAGCCGGAATATTCTTAAGCAACTATGCGGCAAGGACTTTGAAATCGACCAGCCCTTGCCTGCTCCTGGAAGACACTGGCTGGGGCACGTCCAACCTAAAAACTATGGGGCTAGGCTTTCAAGAAAATAAGGTTCAGATCGCTAAGGTCGTTCGCTTTCAATGGGGAATTAAAAGCAACCAAGCAAAACATATTGCTGCGAAACTTTACGATGCAAACTGCGACTTAATTCTCTTGGTAGCGAACTCAAAGGAGGGCGCGATCCTCATCAACGCCCTAGCCCATCACCCAGAGCCCACTAAAATTCCCGTACTATCCCATTGGGGAATCACAGGTGGTGACTTTCATGAAGTTGTGCCTCATAGCATTCGCAGTCTCCTAAATCTGAAATTTATCCAGACTTCCTTTAATTTTAACCAGATAAAAAGCACTAGAAAAAAGCAAGTTTTCGACAGGCTTATTCAGACAAATCCAGATATTCGGTCCAGCAGTGACATTAAGGCTGGAACTGGTGTCAGTCATGCCTATGACTTGACATCGATTGTGCTACTTGCACTCCAGTCCATGGATCTATCGCAACCTATCACCAAGCTAAGGGAGCAATTAAAGCACTCCTTGGAAACAAAGCCGTTGAGGTTCGATGGTTTGGTTAAATCCTACAAAAACCCATTTAAACCATATCGAAAAGACAATCCTGATGCCCATGAAGCACTGACCCTAGAAGACTTTGCCATCGGTTACTACAGCAAAGACAACGTGATCTTAAACGTGGAATGA